In Streptomyces sp. NBC_01231, the sequence CCGCGCGTCGTCGTGGGTCACGGCGAGGCCGACGACCGCCAGTACGGCGACGGCGACGAGGCTGCACCAGGCCCGCAGCCGGAAGTAGCCAACGAGGTCGGCGGCGTCGAAGCGGCGGGCGTCGGCGCTGAGGAACACCGCCCCGAGGAACGCGGTCGCGGCGACGGTCAGCAGCCCGGCGATCACGGAGGTCCCGTTGGACCAGGCGTCGGCGGACGCCTTCGTGCCGGGAACCACCCGGCCCGTGGCGAGTCCCCCGACCGCCGCTCCGAGGAAGAAGGGTGTCAGCAGCGAGGAGACGGCGAAGACGGCGCCGTAGACCCTGCGCCGGGCGAGACTCCGTGTGGGCTTGCGCAGCGCGAAGCCGGCGCCGCGCAGGACGAGTCCCACGGCCGCGAGTGCCAGCGGGAGCCACATGGCCGTGAAGATCGTCTGGAACAGGACCGGGAAGCCGGTCCACATGATGACCAGGACGAAGATGAGCCAGACGTTGTTGGTCTCCCACACCGGTGCCATGGCGTGGTCGATGAGCCACCTGGGGCGTCTGCCGCGTTCGGCGCCGCCCGCGAGGAGGTCCCAGAATCCGGCGCCGTAGTCCGTGCCCCCGGCGCAGGCGTAGGCGGCCACCGCCGCCAGGAGCACCCAGGCGACGAAGTCCTGGATCATTCGTCCCCCCTGCTGTCCCTGCCTCCGGTCGTGGACAACGGGCGGGGTCCGTAGGGGGTGTCGCCCTCCAGGTCCTCGGCAGCGGCTCCCGCGAGCGCGTCCTCGTCGGCCCGTCGCCATCGGCCGCTCATCTTCAGCAGGATGGTCAGGAAGGAAGCGAGGACGAGCGCGTAGACCACCACGACGATGCCGAACATGGTCCACAGGGACGCCGCACGGGTGTCCGTCACCGCGTCCGAGACCCGCATGTTCTGGTAGACGATCCAGGGCTGCCGGCCGACTTCGGTGGTGATCCAGCCGCACTCCACGGTCAGCAGACAGGCGGCGCCGGCAAGCGCCGCGCACCGGAAGAACCACGGCGATCTGGGCAGGTCACGGCGGCGCAGCCAGCACCAGCCGTACCAGAGCGCGAGCAGGATGAGCAGGCTTCCGATGGTCACCATGATGTCGAACGCCCAGTGCGCGATGGTGGCCTGGGTCGCCGTCGGACGGTCGCTCGCCGGGACCGACGTCAGCCCGGTGACCTTGGTGTCCGGGCTGAACCCCGCGAGGATCGAGTCCAGTTGGGGGATCTTGATCCCGCCGGAGATCGAACCGTCGGGATGCAGCCGCCCGAACATGTACTCCGGCACATGGGTGTCGGTCTTCCAGACGATCTCGGTGGCCGCGAACTTCACCGGCTGCTTGTGGAACACGGAACGGGCGATCGAGTCGCCTAGCACGAACTGCACGGGCGTGAGGATCGCGGCGACCGAGAACGGCACGGTGAAGCCGAGCCGGTGGTAGCGGTCCCTGCGGCCCCGCAGCCAGCCGACCGCGTACACCCCGGCGACCACGTACCCGGCGGTGAGGATCACGCCGACCACGAAGTGCCAGTACTCGGGGCCGAACATCGGCGTGAAGACCGCCTTGCGCACGTCGACGTTCACGGGGTTGCCCGACTGGTCGAGCGTGAAGCCGCGCGGGGTGTTCATCCAGGCGTTCGCGGCCACGATGCCGAACGCCCCCATCAGTGCGGCCAGCGGCAGGGGCAGTCCGAGCCAGAAGTGCGTCCACGGTTTGAGCCGGCGCCAGCCGTACAGGTAGATCGCGATGAGGATCGCCTCGAGGAAGAACGCCCACGCCTCGATACCGAAGCCGAGGCCGAAGACATCGCCCCACCGGCCCATCATGCCCGGCCACAGCAGACCGAACTCGAAGGAGAGCACCGTGCCGGTGACGATCCCGATGGCGAACTGGACGGCCATGACCGCCGACCAGCGCCGCGCGAGCAGGAGGGCGACGGGGTCGCCCTTGCGCAGCCCGCGGTAGTGCATCAGGAGGGTGATGGCGGGCAGGGCCACGCCGAAGGGCACGAGCAGAATGTGGGCGCCCAGGGTGAAGGCCATCAGCTCCCGGGCCGGCAGGAGCTGTGGGGGGCCGTCCGCCAGAAAATGGTCGATCGCGCTGTTCACATGGGCCTCGGTGGCTCGTACCGGATGGCTGGGGGAAAGGGGGGTTCAGCCACCCGTGGCGAAACCGGGGAACAGCGTCATTCCGCCGTCCACGTAGAGCGTGGTCCCCACGACGTAGTCGAAGAGGTCGGACGCCAGCGCGGCGACCGCGTTCGCGATGTCGTCCGGGTCGCCGACCCGGCGGTAGGGCACGAGTCGCAGGAGCTCGGCCTCGGCCTCGGGGGTGTCCCAGGCGCTGCGGTTGATGGGGGTGCGGATCGCTCCCGGAGCGACGGCGTTGACCCGGATCCCGTGCGGCGCGAGCTCCTGGGCGAGGGTCGTCATCAGCATCTGCACGCCGCCCTTGGACGAGGCGTAGTTCACGTGGCCCGCCCAGGGGATGATCTGGTGGACCGAACTCATGCAGATGATTTTCCCGGCGGAACGGGAGACCTCCGGGACGACACCGCGCCGCATGAATTCCTTGGCCGCCTCGCGGGCGCACAGGAACTGTCCGGTCAGATTGACGTCCAGGACCTTCTGCCACTGGTCCAGGGTCATCTCGGTGACGGGGGCATCGCGCTGGAGCCCCGCGTTCGCCACCATCACGTCGATGGTCCCGAACTCCTTGACCATGCGGGACACCATGTCGACGACCTGGTCCTCCTGCGACACGTCCGCCTCGTGTGCGTAGGCATGGACGCCGAGGGCCTCGATCTCGCGCACCACCTCTTCCGCGGCGTCCCGCCCTGCCACATAATTCACCACCACATCGGCGCCCATACGCCCCAGACCGATCGCGGTGGCTTTTCCGATACCGGAATTCGCGCCCGTCACCAGCGCCTTCTGCCCTTTGAGAAGCTGGTGGGCAGGGGGCTGGCGACCGTCACTGCCGCTGGTTTCCACTCGTGTCTCCCTGTGAGTGCCGATGCGGAAAACGCAGGATCCCGGAAAACACGGATCCGCCCGACAACGAAAACACGGGTGAGCCGATACGGCCCGGTGGCACGTCTCCGGTCAGCCGCCAGGGGTGCTGTCCCACGCCGAACGGCGCAATTGCCCGCTCGCCGGCTGGAACGGCGCGGCCGACCAGGACAGCACTAATCGGTGCGAGCCTCTCGGCCCGTTCCCAGGCACAGAGCCCAGATGACGAACGCGTCCACGGCGATCAGCACGATGGACCAGACGGGTTGGTACGGCAGCCACATGAAGTTGGCGATCATCGCCAGGCCGGCCAGGGCGATTCCGACCACCCGGGCCCACGTCGCTCCGGAGAACACGGCGGCGCCCGCGAGAACCACCAGGACGCCGAGGGCGAGGTGGATCCAGCCCCAACTCGTCAGGTTGAAGGTGTAGGCGTAGTTGCCGGTGACGACGAATACGTCGTCCTGGGCGATGGCGGCGATTCCCTGGAATATCGCCATCACCCCGCCGAAGATCATCATGACCCCGGCGAAACCGGTCCAGCCGGACACCCACGCCCCTTCACCGCTACTCCTGGCACCGTGTCGGTGCATTCCGGTTGTTGTCATTTCGGGCTCCTCCCACGTAGACCACTGGAGTGTTGCCGCGGCCGATGGCCCACATATCAGCTTGGCACGAGAATCGCCGAACGGCAGAACGCCGACGATTACGCCGGGCGGCGCAGGGGCTGAGGTGCGAGGAAATTCGTCCGGTAGTCCAATGGAAGGGTCCGGTGCGCCCGGAAATCGCGCGTCGGCCGGGGAGCTGTTTGTCCCGCCCCCCTCCTGCGAGAAAGGAAACCGCCGTGCCAGGTCTCCTCCGCGGGGTCGCCCGCACAGCCGTAGTGGCCGGTACGGCGACCGCCGTGTCGAACCGTGTCTCCCGCCGCCAGCAGGGGCGATGG encodes:
- a CDS encoding cytochrome ubiquinol oxidase subunit I, coding for MAFTLGAHILLVPFGVALPAITLLMHYRGLRKGDPVALLLARRWSAVMAVQFAIGIVTGTVLSFEFGLLWPGMMGRWGDVFGLGFGIEAWAFFLEAILIAIYLYGWRRLKPWTHFWLGLPLPLAALMGAFGIVAANAWMNTPRGFTLDQSGNPVNVDVRKAVFTPMFGPEYWHFVVGVILTAGYVVAGVYAVGWLRGRRDRYHRLGFTVPFSVAAILTPVQFVLGDSIARSVFHKQPVKFAATEIVWKTDTHVPEYMFGRLHPDGSISGGIKIPQLDSILAGFSPDTKVTGLTSVPASDRPTATQATIAHWAFDIMVTIGSLLILLALWYGWCWLRRRDLPRSPWFFRCAALAGAACLLTVECGWITTEVGRQPWIVYQNMRVSDAVTDTRAASLWTMFGIVVVVYALVLASFLTILLKMSGRWRRADEDALAGAAAEDLEGDTPYGPRPLSTTGGRDSRGDE
- a CDS encoding cytochrome d ubiquinol oxidase subunit II, with product MIQDFVAWVLLAAVAAYACAGGTDYGAGFWDLLAGGAERGRRPRWLIDHAMAPVWETNNVWLIFVLVIMWTGFPVLFQTIFTAMWLPLALAAVGLVLRGAGFALRKPTRSLARRRVYGAVFAVSSLLTPFFLGAAVGGLATGRVVPGTKASADAWSNGTSVIAGLLTVAATAFLGAVFLSADARRFDAADLVGYFRLRAWCSLVAVAVLAVVGLAVTHDDARYVYDGLTSGIGLALVLAAGVCAVVTAGLLYRMATGWARLTAVGSVALVVVAWGLAQRPYLIPTSLTVAQAAGAATTLRWLMLVTLVAVLLVGPPLILLYRLDTRGILQPLGEADLRQTAASREPENP
- a CDS encoding SDR family oxidoreductase; translated protein: METSGSDGRQPPAHQLLKGQKALVTGANSGIGKATAIGLGRMGADVVVNYVAGRDAAEEVVREIEALGVHAYAHEADVSQEDQVVDMVSRMVKEFGTIDVMVANAGLQRDAPVTEMTLDQWQKVLDVNLTGQFLCAREAAKEFMRRGVVPEVSRSAGKIICMSSVHQIIPWAGHVNYASSKGGVQMLMTTLAQELAPHGIRVNAVAPGAIRTPINRSAWDTPEAEAELLRLVPYRRVGDPDDIANAVAALASDLFDYVVGTTLYVDGGMTLFPGFATGG